The Rana temporaria chromosome 13, aRanTem1.1, whole genome shotgun sequence genome has a window encoding:
- the GJD2 gene encoding gap junction delta-2 protein — MGEWTILERLLEAAVQQHSTMIGRILLTVVVIFRILIVAIVGETVYDDEQTMFVCNTLQPGCNQACYDRAFPISHIRYWVFQIIMVCTPSLCFITYSVHQSAKQKERRYSTVFLTLDRDPDTVKREDSKKIKNTLVNGVLQNTENSTKEAEPDCLEIKEIPNPSIRTTKSKMRRQEGISRFYIIQVVFRNALEIGFLVGQYFLYGFNVPSQYECDRYPCIKEVECYVSRPTEKTVFLVFMFAVSGLCVVLNLAELNHLGWRKIKTAVRGVQAKRKSIYEIRNKDLPRMGVPNFGRTQSSDSAYV; from the exons ATGGGAGAATGGACTATATTAGAAAGACTTCTGGAGGCTGCTGTGCAACAGCACAGTACTATGATAGGAAG GATTCTGCTGACCGTGGTTGTCATCTTTAGAATACTCATTGTTGCCATCGTAGGAGAAACTGTTTATGATGATGAGCAGACCATGTTTGTCTGTAATACACTTCAGCCCGGGTGCAATCAGGCGTGCTATGACAGGGCTTTTCCAATCTCTCATATCAGATACTGGGTGTTCCAAATCATTATGGTCTGTACTCCAAGCCTGTGCTTTATAACCTATTCTGTGCACCAGTCTGCTAAACAGAAGGAAAGGAGGTATTCCACTGTATTTCTCACCTTGGACAGAGACCCGGATACTGTGAAAAGGGAGGACAGCAAAAAAATCAAGAACACACTGGTTAACGGTGTCCTTCAAAACACAGAAAACTCTACCAAGGAGGCTGAACCAGACTGCTTGGAGATCAAGGAAATTCCCAACCCCTCAATAAGAACCACAAAATCCAAAATGAGGCGTCAAGAAGGAATCTCAAGGTTTTATATTATTCAAGTGGTCTTCAGAAATGCCCTGGAGATTGGCTTTCTTGTAGGACAATACTTCCTATATGGGTTCAATGTGCCCTCTCAGTATGAGTGTGACAGGTATCCTTGCATTAAAGAGGTGGAATGTTACGTTTCCAGACCGACAGAAAAGACAGTGTTTCTTGTTTTTATGTTTGCAGTCAGTGGCCTATGCGTTGTTCTTAACTTGGCTGAGCTAAACCACTTAGGCTGGAGGAAAATTAAGACGGCAGTCAGAGGTGTTCAGGCCAAGAGGAAATCTATTTATGAAATCAGAAATAAAGACTTGCCCAGGATGGGAGTACCCAATTTTGGAAGGACCCAGTCTAGTGACTCTGCCTATGTTTGA